The following coding sequences are from one Arcobacter nitrofigilis DSM 7299 window:
- a CDS encoding N-acetylmuramoyl-L-alanine amidase family protein yields the protein MDYLRAVLNNDKKSEKQHLNNLVKIGKKLNKDVSTYEKELTKLASIKTSTKKVVRKKTTTKNVTSKKKTTTYKNSAYNISKVTVEENQIIIDFKHYIKKDYIHYSEEKRGGKYYDIFDFDGRFEDASPTKLVMNGVDRIRITQYKYRTLRIELINDYNLKAIYIISKKRVIIKILNLKNTTKNTSKSIADKIRQNKDKVVVIDPGHGGKDSGAIGDRKRYEKNTVLTVAKHLYYDLKKRGYTVYLTRNKDKFIELRDRTKFANRKNADIFISIHANAVPKSQWEKAKGIETFFLSPARSSRAKRIAAIENKTDMSTMNNSSQNALLTILNQSKITSSQKLGIDVQQNLLYTARKKYKDIEDGGVREGPFWVLVGAQMPSILIEIGYITNSTEGRRLFETSYQKLLAKGIANGVDSYFAKNQ from the coding sequence ATGGATTATTTAAGAGCAGTTTTAAATAATGATAAAAAAAGTGAAAAACAACACTTAAATAATCTAGTGAAGATAGGTAAAAAGCTAAATAAAGATGTAAGTACATATGAAAAAGAGCTAACAAAACTAGCCTCAATTAAAACTAGCACTAAAAAAGTTGTTAGAAAAAAAACTACTACAAAAAATGTTACTTCTAAAAAAAAGACAACTACATATAAAAATTCTGCATACAATATAAGTAAAGTAACTGTAGAAGAAAATCAAATTATAATCGACTTTAAACATTATATTAAAAAAGACTATATTCACTATTCTGAAGAAAAAAGAGGTGGAAAATATTATGATATTTTTGACTTTGATGGAAGATTTGAAGATGCTTCCCCAACAAAGCTAGTAATGAATGGTGTTGATAGAATTAGAATAACTCAATACAAATACCGAACACTAAGAATAGAACTAATAAATGACTACAACTTAAAAGCAATATATATAATAAGTAAAAAAAGAGTTATTATAAAAATACTTAATTTAAAAAATACAACTAAAAACACTTCAAAATCAATAGCAGATAAAATAAGACAAAATAAAGACAAAGTAGTAGTTATAGATCCTGGACATGGGGGCAAAGACTCAGGTGCAATAGGGGACAGAAAAAGGTATGAAAAAAATACTGTTTTAACAGTGGCTAAACATTTGTATTATGATTTAAAGAAAAGAGGTTATACAGTTTATCTAACAAGAAATAAAGATAAATTCATAGAGTTAAGAGATAGAACAAAATTCGCAAATAGAAAAAATGCTGATATTTTTATATCTATTCATGCAAATGCAGTACCCAAGTCTCAATGGGAAAAGGCAAAAGGAATTGAAACCTTCTTTTTAAGCCCAGCTAGAAGTTCAAGAGCTAAAAGAATTGCAGCAATAGAAAATAAAACAGATATGTCTACTATGAATAATAGCTCACAAAATGCACTTTTAACTATTTTAAATCAAAGCAAAATTACTTCAAGTCAAAAGCTTGGAATTGATGTACAACAAAACTTATTATATACAGCAAGAAAAAAATATAAAGATATCGAAGATGGAGGAGTTAGAGAGGGACCTTTTTGGGTTCTTGTTGGTGCACAAATGCCCTCAATTCTTATTGAAATTGGATATATTACAAATAGTACTGAAGGAAGAAGATTATTTGAAACTTCTTATCAAAAACTTTTAGCAAAAGGAATTGCTAATGGAGTTGATTCTTACTTTGCAAAAAATCAATAA
- the pth gene encoding aminoacyl-tRNA hydrolase gives MFLIVGLGNPGTKYENNRHNVGFLVIDAIAKNLTTSNINKSNFNADVLKTSNQLLVKPTTYMNNSGLAVHAIKEYYKLNLEDIIVIHDDLDLPFGTVKFKIGGGHGGHNGLRSIDSHVGNMYIRVRIGIGKPESKNNVANYVLSDFSKEELNKLEGIISHTINAIESLKVDSIDEVKSKFTMK, from the coding sequence ATGTTTTTAATAGTAGGACTTGGAAATCCAGGTACTAAATATGAAAACAATCGTCACAATGTAGGTTTTTTAGTTATCGATGCGATAGCTAAAAACCTTACAACTTCAAATATAAATAAATCAAACTTCAATGCAGATGTTTTAAAAACATCAAATCAACTTTTAGTAAAACCAACAACATATATGAATAATTCAGGATTAGCAGTCCATGCAATCAAAGAATATTATAAATTAAATCTTGAAGATATAATTGTTATACATGATGATTTAGATTTACCCTTTGGAACTGTAAAGTTTAAAATAGGTGGTGGTCATGGTGGTCACAATGGCTTAAGATCAATAGATTCTCATGTTGGAAATATGTATATTAGGGTTAGAATTGGTATTGGAAAACCTGAAAGTAAAAATAATGTTGCTAATTATGTATTATCGGACTTTTCAAAAGAAGAATTAAATAAACTAGAAGGTATAATCTCTCATACTATCAATGCTATCGAGTCTTTAAAAGTAGATTCAATAGATGAAGTAAAATCCAAATTTACAATGAAATAA
- a CDS encoding nitronate monooxygenase produces MKIGKYEIKHNIIQGGMGVGISWDKLAGTVSKEGGLGVISGVGTGYYKENENLDIKMRRDKPVDVLNFYCKDALKRIIDKARDICGDAPLACNILYACNDYGRIVEDACKAGINIIITGAGIPTNMPAFAKDYPDVALIPIVSSARALKLICKKWKRYNRLPDAVIVEGPLSGGHQGFTYEQCFQEEYSLENIVPPVIEEAKNWGNPPIIAAGGIWDKNDIDKFIDMGCAGVQMATRFIGTVECDAADSFKEVIINAKAEDIQLMKSPVGLPARGVQTNLQKTMKEGTAPKVACISNCVAPCHRGVEAKAVGYCIADRLGAAYQGDIDTGLFFSGSNGYRIKELTTVHELMEKLTKGE; encoded by the coding sequence TTGAAAATAGGTAAATATGAAATTAAACACAACATTATTCAAGGTGGAATGGGTGTTGGAATAAGCTGGGATAAATTAGCTGGAACAGTAAGTAAAGAAGGTGGTCTAGGTGTAATATCAGGTGTGGGAACAGGATATTATAAAGAGAATGAAAACCTAGATATAAAAATGAGAAGAGACAAACCAGTTGATGTCCTAAATTTTTATTGTAAAGATGCTTTAAAAAGAATTATTGATAAAGCAAGAGATATTTGTGGTGATGCACCCTTAGCTTGTAATATTCTTTATGCATGTAATGACTATGGAAGAATAGTAGAAGATGCATGTAAAGCAGGAATAAATATAATTATTACAGGAGCAGGAATTCCAACAAACATGCCAGCATTTGCAAAAGATTACCCAGATGTAGCATTAATACCAATAGTATCAAGTGCAAGAGCATTAAAGTTAATTTGTAAAAAATGGAAAAGATATAATAGACTTCCGGATGCTGTAATTGTAGAAGGGCCATTAAGTGGTGGACATCAAGGTTTTACTTATGAGCAATGTTTTCAAGAAGAGTATAGTTTAGAAAATATCGTACCACCAGTTATTGAAGAAGCAAAAAACTGGGGAAATCCTCCTATTATTGCAGCTGGTGGAATTTGGGACAAAAATGACATAGATAAATTCATTGATATGGGTTGTGCTGGTGTTCAAATGGCAACTAGATTTATAGGAACAGTTGAGTGTGATGCTGCTGATTCATTTAAAGAAGTTATTATTAATGCCAAAGCTGAAGATATTCAACTTATGAAATCTCCAGTTGGTCTTCCAGCACGTGGGGTTCAAACAAATTTACAAAAAACTATGAAAGAAGGAACTGCTCCAAAAGTTGCTTGTATCTCGAACTGTGTTGCTCCATGTCATAGAGGTGTAGAGGCTAAAGCTGTTGGATATTGTATTGCTGATAGATTAGGTGCTGCTTATCAAGGAGATATTGATACTGGATTATTTTTTTCAGGTTCAAATGGATATAGAATTAAAGAGTTAACAACAGTTCATGAACTTATGGAAAAATTGACAAAAGGAGAATAA
- the folD gene encoding bifunctional methylenetetrahydrofolate dehydrogenase/methenyltetrahydrofolate cyclohydrolase FolD yields MVILDGKALSAKIKEEVRVEVSQLVEEKQITPGLAVVLVGSDPASATYVNSKHKSCEAAGIYSEVHTKDESTTQEELLSLIDEMNNNPKLDGILVQLPLPKHIDTTTVLEAINPLKDVDGFHPYNVGRMVSNLDSFLPATPFGVMRMFEEYGIELSGKNVVVIGSSDIVGKPMASLLINAKATVTVCNSRTKDLKAHTKEADIVIIAVGVPHLLKANMIKDGAVVIDVGINRLDTGKLTGDADFEDCKDKCSFITPVPGGVGPMTIGMLLKNTLKAAKLRDKRESK; encoded by the coding sequence ATGGTTATATTAGATGGTAAAGCATTATCAGCAAAAATAAAAGAAGAAGTTAGAGTTGAAGTTTCACAACTTGTAGAAGAAAAACAAATCACTCCAGGACTTGCAGTTGTCTTAGTAGGTAGTGATCCAGCAAGTGCAACATACGTAAATAGTAAACACAAATCATGTGAAGCAGCAGGTATTTATTCTGAAGTTCATACAAAAGATGAATCAACTACTCAAGAAGAGTTACTATCTTTGATTGATGAAATGAACAATAACCCAAAACTTGATGGTATCTTAGTTCAATTACCACTTCCAAAACATATTGATACAACAACTGTTTTAGAAGCAATCAATCCTTTAAAAGATGTGGATGGTTTCCACCCATACAATGTAGGAAGAATGGTTTCAAATCTTGATTCTTTTTTACCTGCAACTCCTTTTGGTGTTATGAGAATGTTTGAAGAGTATGGTATAGAATTAAGTGGTAAAAATGTAGTAGTAATTGGAAGTAGTGATATTGTTGGTAAACCAATGGCTTCACTTTTAATCAATGCAAAAGCTACAGTAACTGTTTGTAATTCACGAACAAAAGATCTAAAAGCCCACACAAAAGAAGCTGATATTGTTATAATTGCTGTTGGTGTTCCACATTTACTAAAAGCCAATATGATAAAAGATGGTGCAGTTGTTATTGATGTTGGTATTAATAGACTTGATACTGGTAAATTAACAGGTGATGCTGATTTTGAAGATTGTAAAGATAAATGTTCATTTATTACTCCAGTTCCAGGTGGAGTTGGACCTATGACTATTGGAATGTTATTAAAAAACACTCTAAAAGCTGCAAAGTTAAGAGATAAAAGAGAAAGTAAATAA
- the tyrS gene encoding tyrosine--tRNA ligase produces MENKIKEALAEIQRGSFEIIDIESIEKLLKNYYEKGENFYVKAGFDPTAPDLHLGHTVLLQKLSVFQKFGGIVQFLIGDFTASIGDPTGKSETRKVLSKQQVLDNAQSYKNQVFKILDETKTEVVFNSNWLNDLGAAGLINLASNLTVARMLERDDFSKRYASNTPIAVSEFTYPLLQGYDSVFLKSDIELGGTDQKFNLLMGRTLQKAYNIGKQQAVLMMPILEGLDGVQKMSKSLNNYIGVTDEANNMFGKVLSISDELMWRFYELLSSKSLKEVKELHEGVQKGTIHPKAVKDSLAIELVDRYHGEGAGLKAQEEFKKVFAKKDIPSDIAEFELKADTWICQALVDTNLVSSTSQARRDIKAGAVKINQEKIDDDKLNLSKGEYILQKGKKSFAKIVII; encoded by the coding sequence ATGGAAAATAAAATAAAAGAAGCATTAGCAGAGATTCAAAGAGGTAGCTTTGAAATAATTGATATTGAATCAATTGAAAAATTATTAAAAAACTATTATGAAAAAGGTGAAAACTTTTATGTGAAAGCTGGGTTTGACCCAACTGCGCCTGATTTACATCTTGGACATACAGTTCTTCTTCAAAAATTATCAGTTTTCCAAAAATTTGGGGGAATCGTTCAGTTCCTAATAGGTGATTTTACTGCAAGTATTGGAGATCCTACTGGTAAAAGCGAGACAAGAAAAGTATTATCAAAACAACAAGTTTTAGATAATGCCCAAAGTTATAAAAATCAAGTTTTTAAAATACTAGATGAGACTAAAACAGAAGTAGTTTTTAATTCAAATTGGTTAAATGATTTAGGTGCAGCAGGACTTATAAATCTTGCTTCAAACTTAACAGTTGCAAGAATGTTAGAAAGAGATGATTTTTCAAAAAGATATGCTTCAAATACTCCAATTGCCGTAAGTGAATTTACGTATCCCCTACTTCAAGGTTATGATTCAGTTTTTTTAAAATCTGACATAGAACTTGGGGGAACAGATCAAAAATTTAACCTTTTAATGGGTAGAACATTACAAAAAGCATATAATATAGGAAAACAACAAGCAGTTTTAATGATGCCAATTTTAGAAGGACTTGATGGAGTTCAAAAGATGTCAAAATCCTTAAATAATTATATTGGTGTAACCGATGAAGCTAATAATATGTTTGGAAAAGTATTATCTATATCAGATGAACTTATGTGGAGATTTTATGAACTTTTATCTTCAAAATCTTTAAAAGAAGTAAAAGAACTACATGAGGGTGTACAAAAAGGTACAATTCATCCAAAAGCTGTAAAAGATTCATTGGCAATAGAACTTGTTGATAGATATCACGGTGAAGGGGCAGGATTAAAAGCCCAAGAAGAGTTTAAAAAAGTTTTTGCAAAAAAAGATATCCCCAGTGATATCGCAGAATTTGAATTAAAAGCTGATACTTGGATTTGTCAAGCCTTAGTAGATACTAACTTAGTAAGTTCTACATCTCAAGCTAGAAGAGATATAAAAGCTGGAGCAGTCAAGATTAATCAAGAAAAAATTGATGATGACAAATTAAATTTGTCAAAAGGTGAATACATTTTACAAAAGGGTAAAAAAAGTTTCGCTAAGATAGTTATAATATAA
- a CDS encoding 50S ribosomal protein L25/general stress protein Ctc — MLEGIVRDSITKQSAKQLKRDGYILANIYGKGVENINAAFKRNDFVRYLKNKTTVAFDVKVGDTVCKVVVKEYQKAPITSELLHVDLMMALPGVKTNYLVPVTVEGTPKGLKNKGLFVFHKKRVAVKCTIENLPENFHIKISDLDTGDNVLVRNLTMPEGVDCYLDPRVPIVGVIKAK, encoded by the coding sequence ATGTTAGAGGGTATCGTAAGAGATAGTATAACTAAGCAAAGTGCTAAACAACTTAAAAGAGATGGTTACATTTTAGCTAATATCTACGGAAAAGGTGTTGAAAATATCAATGCTGCATTTAAAAGAAATGATTTTGTTAGATACTTAAAAAATAAAACAACTGTTGCATTTGATGTAAAAGTTGGTGACACTGTTTGTAAAGTGGTTGTAAAAGAGTACCAAAAAGCACCTATTACTTCTGAATTATTACATGTAGATTTAATGATGGCATTACCAGGTGTAAAAACTAATTATTTAGTACCTGTAACTGTTGAGGGAACTCCAAAAGGTTTAAAAAACAAAGGTCTTTTTGTTTTCCATAAAAAAAGAGTTGCAGTAAAATGTACAATTGAAAACTTACCAGAAAATTTCCATATTAAAATCTCTGATTTAGATACTGGTGATAACGTTTTAGTAAGAAATTTAACTATGCCAGAAGGTGTAGATTGTTATTTAGACCCAAGAGTACCAATCGTTGGTGTAATTAAAGCTAAGTAG
- a CDS encoding LptF/LptG family permease, with the protein MRIITKYLLRKFIRNFVIVLISLQIFFVGIDFLQNFDEVPNSANLQLLYILYNSFFTLTLTLPLSLVFGWIITIVIMVKTNEMVASFSLGVGNRQIFMPVVNVSIILIVLLIGFQMTPLAYSYEYKEKILKNTYFTSSKSDIFVKYNDYFVYFKKLYPLQKYAEDIHIYKVVDDDIEEGIVAKKAYFQNNRWYVLDARITKKPKVIDWNNSKIEIHHEKFLYTLEGFKPKILDSVYESTSSFSILDAITALTLLNDQEVNTSKIRASLYYEIVAPLYFVPLIILIFSYTSFNSRFFNIGKFTSFSIAATLVIWGVFFMLHKFSSGGVINPEISILLPIFLWYIITYILIKKQIGYK; encoded by the coding sequence ATGAGAATAATAACAAAATATTTACTACGAAAATTTATTAGAAATTTTGTCATAGTTTTAATATCTTTACAAATATTTTTTGTAGGTATTGATTTCTTACAAAATTTTGACGAAGTTCCAAACTCTGCCAATTTACAATTATTATATATTTTATATAATAGTTTTTTCACATTAACACTTACTTTACCTTTGTCTTTAGTTTTTGGTTGGATTATAACTATTGTTATTATGGTAAAAACAAATGAAATGGTAGCTTCATTCTCTTTAGGTGTTGGAAATAGACAAATTTTTATGCCAGTTGTTAATGTCTCAATTATTCTAATAGTTTTATTAATAGGCTTCCAGATGACTCCTTTAGCCTATTCATATGAGTATAAAGAAAAGATTTTAAAAAATACTTATTTCACAAGTTCAAAAAGTGATATATTTGTTAAGTATAATGATTATTTTGTATATTTTAAAAAGCTTTATCCTTTACAAAAATATGCTGAAGATATTCATATCTATAAAGTCGTTGATGATGATATTGAAGAGGGAATTGTTGCAAAGAAGGCATACTTTCAAAATAATAGATGGTATGTACTTGATGCAAGAATTACTAAAAAACCTAAAGTCATAGATTGGAATAATTCAAAAATAGAGATTCACCATGAAAAATTCTTATATACCCTAGAGGGTTTTAAACCTAAAATTTTAGATAGTGTATATGAATCCACCTCCTCATTTTCTATTCTTGATGCAATTACTGCCTTGACACTTTTAAATGATCAAGAGGTAAATACAAGTAAAATTAGGGCATCTTTGTATTATGAAATAGTTGCACCTTTATATTTTGTACCATTAATAATTTTGATATTTTCATACACTTCTTTTAATAGTAGATTTTTTAATATAGGAAAATTTACTTCATTTTCAATTGCAGCTACATTGGTAATTTGGGGAGTATTTTTTATGCTTCATAAATTTTCATCAGGAGGAGTAATAAATCCTGAGATTTCGATATTATTGCCAATATTTTTATGGTATATTATTACGTACATTTTAATTAAGAAACAAATAGGTTATAAATAA
- a CDS encoding c-type cytochrome, with the protein MRIVKLVMIFLFINISFAKDIINNSFITEYEYGAMLYENPRGIGCNKCHGDGDKSLVIAKYKDKKNMTKTLVAPAIKNVPFEDYVDVLTTKRGSSNIMPSYFLTNDEIKSIYFYVRNLKK; encoded by the coding sequence TTGAGAATAGTTAAGCTTGTGATGATATTTTTATTTATTAATATAAGTTTTGCAAAAGATATTATAAATAACTCCTTTATCACAGAATATGAATATGGTGCTATGTTGTATGAAAATCCTAGGGGAATTGGGTGTAATAAATGCCATGGAGATGGTGATAAAAGCCTTGTGATTGCAAAATATAAAGATAAAAAAAATATGACAAAGACATTAGTAGCACCTGCAATTAAAAACGTTCCTTTTGAAGATTATGTTGATGTTTTAACTACAAAAAGAGGTAGTTCTAATATTATGCCTTCATACTTTTTAACTAATGATGAGATAAAATCAATTTATTTTTATGTGAGAAACTTAAAAAAATAG
- a CDS encoding GNAT family N-acetyltransferase: MKIEIAKTSDIKELVFIEKELFLGDSAALSRAAFSYHLKRSIIYKLIIDEKTVAYILWLKRKNHYRLYSLAILKEYQGKGLGKSLLEFSLNNLDKDIFELEVRASNLPAIKLYEKFGFEKVKVLEKFYDDEDGIKMRLKR, from the coding sequence ATGAAAATTGAAATAGCAAAAACTTCTGATATTAAAGAGCTTGTTTTTATAGAAAAAGAGCTTTTTTTGGGAGATAGTGCTGCTTTAAGTAGGGCAGCCTTTTCTTATCATTTAAAAAGAAGTATTATCTATAAGTTAATAATTGATGAAAAAACTGTAGCTTATATTTTGTGGCTTAAAAGAAAAAATCACTATAGACTTTATTCACTTGCTATTTTAAAAGAGTATCAAGGAAAAGGTTTAGGTAAGTCTTTATTGGAGTTTTCTTTAAACAATTTAGATAAAGATATCTTTGAACTTGAAGTAAGAGCTAGTAACTTACCAGCAATAAAATTATATGAAAAGTTTGGATTTGAAAAAGTAAAGGTTTTAGAAAAATTTTATGATGATGAAGATGGAATAAAGATGAGACTAAAGAGATAA
- a CDS encoding DUF2156 domain-containing protein produces MSTLTVSNYTLKHFDLNAKDEMTKYLKLINVDVSDYTFAGNYIWLSTATGFYAIVNDTFCLFILSSGELSMLLPPIGKKSKTYDAMLQCFEIMNAHNSNRNYSKIEYVHEELLEGFVDYLEEGTLVYEMLKDFIIEKKLVDYIYKVEDLIELKGDSYKSKRNEINKFKKIYPDHRIEILDKEKHGAEVLSLFNKWVKDRTTYMPKEEVEVFMDGIYFERFAIKRLINDYNNLDIIGLVIYINDEIKGFTVGEQINEQTASVIIEKTDFEILGCAQFIFREFTKILKDKFNVDYINVGDDMGFENLKKVKMSYRPNKLVPKYTIYQK; encoded by the coding sequence ATGTCAACTTTGACAGTAAGCAACTATACTTTAAAACACTTTGATTTAAATGCAAAAGATGAAATGACTAAATACTTAAAACTAATTAATGTAGATGTTAGTGATTATACTTTTGCTGGTAATTATATCTGGTTATCAACTGCAACTGGATTTTATGCAATTGTAAATGATACTTTTTGTTTGTTTATTTTAAGCTCAGGTGAGTTATCTATGCTTTTACCTCCAATTGGTAAAAAAAGTAAGACTTATGATGCAATGTTACAATGTTTTGAAATAATGAATGCCCATAATAGCAATAGAAACTATTCAAAAATAGAGTACGTACATGAAGAGCTATTAGAGGGCTTTGTTGATTATTTGGAAGAGGGTACTTTAGTTTACGAGATGCTAAAAGACTTTATTATTGAAAAAAAACTTGTGGATTATATTTATAAAGTTGAAGACTTAATAGAATTAAAAGGTGATTCTTATAAATCAAAAAGAAATGAGATAAACAAATTCAAAAAGATTTATCCAGACCATAGAATAGAGATATTAGATAAAGAAAAACATGGTGCTGAAGTATTATCTTTATTTAATAAATGGGTAAAAGATAGAACAACTTATATGCCAAAAGAAGAAGTAGAAGTTTTTATGGATGGTATATATTTTGAAAGATTTGCAATAAAAAGATTGATAAATGATTATAATAATCTTGATATTATCGGACTTGTTATTTACATAAATGATGAAATAAAAGGTTTTACTGTAGGGGAACAAATAAATGAGCAAACAGCAAGTGTAATTATTGAAAAAACAGATTTCGAAATACTTGGTTGTGCACAATTTATATTTAGAGAATTTACAAAAATCTTAAAAGATAAGTTTAATGTTGACTATATAAATGTGGGTGATGATATGGGGTTTGAAAACTTAAAAAAAGTAAAAATGTCATACAGACCAAATAAATTAGTACCTAAATATACTATTTATCAAAAATGA
- the lepB gene encoding signal peptidase I, giving the protein MLKKIYKWSSSWTGTIVIVLSIIFFVAQAFVIPSGSMKNTLLIGDMLFVKKFSYGIPTPRIPWLEVKVLPEFHDNGHLITGDGPKRGDIVVFRYPNEETVHYVKRCVAVGGDIVALQDKVLYLHPHEGNEYVKKNYPITQISEFDGKLWIKNPYRKDHPGIHNDPSVTDNGFNPQQLFNMSPIKVPENQYFMMGDNRDHSNDSRFWGTVKYKYIVGTPWFIYFSWDKNKEVRWNRVFRTVGSIEKDMEGKEIKINHEKGIY; this is encoded by the coding sequence ATGTTAAAAAAAATATATAAATGGTCTAGTTCTTGGACTGGTACAATTGTAATTGTTTTAAGTATCATATTTTTTGTTGCACAAGCCTTTGTAATCCCAAGTGGTAGTATGAAAAATACACTTCTTATTGGTGATATGCTTTTTGTGAAAAAGTTTTCATATGGTATTCCAACTCCAAGAATTCCTTGGCTAGAGGTAAAAGTACTTCCAGAGTTTCATGATAATGGACACTTAATTACAGGTGATGGTCCAAAACGTGGAGATATTGTTGTATTTAGATATCCAAATGAAGAGACAGTTCATTATGTAAAAAGATGTGTTGCTGTTGGTGGAGATATAGTTGCTCTTCAAGACAAAGTATTATATTTACATCCACATGAAGGTAATGAATATGTTAAGAAAAACTATCCAATTACACAAATATCAGAATTTGATGGAAAACTTTGGATAAAAAATCCATATAGAAAAGATCATCCTGGTATTCACAATGACCCAAGTGTTACAGATAATGGATTTAATCCACAACAACTATTTAATATGTCTCCTATTAAAGTTCCAGAAAATCAATACTTTATGATGGGTGACAATAGAGACCACTCAAATGATTCGAGATTTTGGGGAACAGTTAAGTATAAATATATAGTAGGAACTCCTTGGTTTATCTATTTTTCATGGGACAAAAATAAAGAAGTTAGATGGAATAGAGTTTTTAGAACAGTTGGAAGTATAGAAAAAGATATGGAAGGCAAAGAAATCAAAATCAATCACGAAAAAGGAATTTACTAA
- the rpiB gene encoding ribose 5-phosphate isomerase B codes for MKYFIGADHAGIDIKAYVKELFEAKGHEVIDLGPSNKDRVDYPDFAAKVCKEVLANEGSKGILICGSGIGMSMSANKFDGIRAALCHNEYSAQMAREHNDANVICLGERVSGLGMVEAIVDAWDKATFQGGRHEGRVEKINNLFGSCRS; via the coding sequence ATGAAATATTTTATTGGTGCAGATCATGCAGGTATTGATATAAAAGCATATGTAAAAGAACTTTTTGAAGCAAAAGGTCATGAAGTAATTGATTTAGGACCAAGTAATAAAGATAGAGTTGATTATCCTGATTTTGCAGCTAAAGTTTGTAAAGAAGTTTTAGCAAATGAAGGTTCAAAAGGTATATTAATCTGTGGTTCTGGTATTGGTATGAGTATGTCTGCTAATAAATTTGATGGTATTAGAGCAGCCCTTTGTCACAATGAATACTCTGCGCAAATGGCAAGAGAGCACAATGATGCTAATGTAATTTGCCTAGGTGAGAGAGTTTCTGGATTAGGAATGGTGGAAGCTATTGTTGATGCTTGGGATAAAGCAACTTTCCAAGGTGGAAGACACGAAGGCAGAGTTGAAAAGATTAATAATCTTTTTGGTAGCTGTAGATCTTAA
- a CDS encoding NUDIX domain-containing protein translates to MAKKYAYGICLYKIEENDIKILLCKSVKSFNKWGCLKGVKTSNETALECARREFYEECNIKVEIPDFEEFFDQINIDKDIGIWLANANKVANLEEYFFEDKLLDNNLSWENSKVKFFSIYDLPNIRSKQSKLISKIIDFLQSKNQLH, encoded by the coding sequence ATGGCAAAAAAATATGCTTATGGTATATGTTTATACAAAATAGAAGAAAATGATATAAAAATATTGTTATGTAAGTCGGTTAAAAGCTTCAATAAATGGGGTTGTTTAAAAGGTGTAAAAACAAGTAATGAAACAGCTTTAGAGTGTGCAAGAAGAGAGTTTTACGAAGAGTGTAATATCAAAGTAGAAATTCCTGATTTTGAAGAGTTCTTTGATCAAATTAATATAGACAAAGATATTGGTATTTGGTTAGCAAATGCTAATAAAGTAGCAAACCTAGAGGAGTATTTTTTTGAAGATAAACTATTAGATAATAATTTATCTTGGGAAAACTCAAAGGTGAAATTCTTTTCTATTTATGATTTACCAAATATTAGATCAAAACAAAGTAAATTAATTTCAAAGATTATTGATTTTTTGCAAAGTAAGAATCAACTCCATTAG